The bacterium genome contains a region encoding:
- a CDS encoding energy-coupling factor transporter transmembrane protein EcfT yields the protein MSRQPALEFYEWHASPVHRIAPVVKLLAAILGTISVAFLPAAFHSIGLLFYAALLITILLISRIAVWKFCTRLLGLELFAVSLSTLALVQPDGLHRFILLLTKSTLSAATMLLLTSTTPFAGLLQAMRQLRLPKILTTILALTYRYLFLLIEESRRMNDARASRTFTKRRRQRWQSLATVIAQLFLRSSLRAERVYQAMIARGWQL from the coding sequence GTGAGTCGGCAGCCAGCGCTCGAATTTTACGAATGGCACGCTTCGCCGGTTCACCGTATCGCTCCAGTAGTTAAACTGCTTGCCGCCATCCTCGGAACGATTAGCGTAGCCTTCCTCCCCGCCGCTTTCCATTCGATTGGATTGCTATTTTATGCGGCGCTTCTCATCACGATTCTATTGATAAGCCGCATCGCGGTGTGGAAATTTTGTACGCGATTGCTCGGGTTGGAATTATTTGCGGTGAGTCTCTCGACCTTAGCGTTGGTGCAGCCGGACGGCTTGCACCGCTTTATCTTGTTGCTTACGAAGAGTACGCTGAGCGCTGCGACGATGCTGCTGTTAACGTCGACGACGCCGTTTGCCGGTTTATTACAGGCGATGCGACAACTCCGGCTGCCGAAAATACTAACGACGATTCTTGCCCTGACATACCGCTATCTCTTTCTCCTCATCGAAGAATCGCGCCGGATGAACGATGCCCGCGCGAGTCGTACGTTTACTAAGCGTCGCCGGCAACGCTGGCAATCGCTCGCCACCGTGATTGCGCAACTCTTTCTCCGCTCATCGTTGCGGGCGGAGCGAGTGTATCAAGCGATGATCGCACGGGGGTGGCAATTGTGA